In Drosophila santomea strain STO CAGO 1482 chromosome 2L, Prin_Dsan_1.1, whole genome shotgun sequence, a single window of DNA contains:
- the LOC120447552 gene encoding peptidoglycan-recognition protein SC2 encodes MANKALVLLAVLFCAQAVLGVTIISKSEWGGRSATSKTTLANYLSYAVIHHTAGNYCSTKAACITELKNIQAYHMDSLGWADIGYNFLIGGDGNVYEGRGWNFMGAHATNWNSKSIGISFLGNYNTNTLTSAQITAAKGLLSDAVSRGQIVSGYILYGHRQVGSTECPGTNIWNEIRTWSNWKA; translated from the coding sequence ATGGCAAACAAAGCTCTCGTCCTTTTGGCAGTGCTCTTCTGCGCACAAGCCGTTCTCGGGGTGACCATCATCTCCAAGTCGGAGTGGGGCGGCCGTTCTGCCACGAGCAAGACCACGTTGGCCAATTACCTGAGCTACGCCGTGATCCACCACACCGCTGGAAACTACTGCAGCACCAAGGCCGCCTGCATCACCGAGCTGAAGAATATCCAGGCCTACCACATGGACTCCCTAGGCTGGGCAGATATCGGCTACAACTTCCTGATCGGCGGAGACGGCAACGTGTACGAGGGACGCGGTTGGAATTTCATGGGTGCTCACGCCACCAACTGGAACTCCAAGTCCATCGGCATCTCCTTCCTGGGCAACTACAACACCAATACCCTGACCTCTGCTCAGATCACCGCCGCCAAGGGTCTGCTGTCCGACGCCGTAAGTCGCGGCCAAATCGTTTCCGGATACATCCTGTACGGACACCGCCAGGTTGGCTCCACCGAATGCCCCGGCACCAATATTTGGAACGAGATCCGCACTTGGTCCAACTGGAAGGCCTAA
- the LOC120447523 gene encoding lysosomal-associated transmembrane protein 4B isoform X4 gives MMDELEGGTHDYTVDLSAPALPTPLSKVEPPYAYRDHSLNYRKRYQNFDMGGLVCTCMIAITLMMIYGTIKGKPSHLLPFFCLQLFDFAITTLTAAGYLCYLQAIHSIIAESHRLPWREKLLELPPEELVVVVLVVFICIVFLKAYCIGIVWRCYKYLTLRQQHVRTLFPFLEAPTGVHSVGGTFGAEERSYSTLLPNYDEAIAQYLKQAPPPSYQVAMSNYEEGEDAAAGGAEVNPSVAPLFVTLGAATTANVASNTDDNMDNNNDQPNNNNTMHVNANTPPMRRSDAAVNANVDEEVDDLEVIDAGVDIIGGIPPPPPYNDVADAQVQVPSQSPLHRQPNIPGQVFGGRDESQA, from the exons ATGATGGACGAACTGGAAGGCGGCACCCACGACTACACCGTGGACCTGAGTGCACCAGCCCTACCCACGCCACTGAGCAAGGTCGAACCGCCCTACGCCTACCGTGACCACTCCCTCAACTATCGTAAGCGTTACC AGAATTTCGACATGGGCGGATTGGTTTGCACCTGCATGATAGCCATCACCCTGATGATGATTTACGGAACCATCAAGGGAAAACCATCCCATCTGTTACCATTCTTCTGCCTGCAGTTGTTTGATTTTGCCATTACAAC TCTTACCGCCGCTGGATATCTGTGCTACCTGCAGGCTATTCACAGTATCATTGCTGAATCGCATCGCTTGCCCTGGCGCGAGAAGCTGCTGGAACTACCGCCTGAGGAGCTAGTGGTTGTTGTCCTGGTCGTATTCATCTGTATTGTGTTTCTGAAGGCTTATTGCATTGGAATTGTTTGGCGCTGCTACAAGTACTTGACGCTCCGTCAGCAACACGTTCGCACTCTGTTCCCCTTCTTGGAGGCACCGACTGGAGTCCACAGTGTTGGTGGAACTTTTGGTGCCGAAGAGCGGTCTTACTCCACTCTGCTGCCCAACTACGATGAAGCGATTGCCCAATACTTGAAGCAAGCACCACCGCCATCCTATCAGGTGGCCATGTCGAACTATGAAGAGGGAGAAGACgcagctgctggaggagcGGAGGTAAATCCCTCGGTGGCACCTCTCTTCGTGACCCTTGGAGCAGCCACTACCGCGAACGTAGCCTCCAACACGGATGACAATATGGATAACAACAATGATCAGCCGAACAATAACAACACTATGCATGTCAATGCTAATACGCCGCCAATGCGTCGAAGCGATGCAGCTGTAAACGCTAATGTCGACGAGGAAGTTGACGATTTGGAGGTTATTGACGCTGGCGTTGATATAATCGGTGGCATTCCGCCTCCTCCGCCCTACAACGACGTTGCCGATGCCCAGGTGCAAGTGCCATCGCAGTCGCCGCTTCATCGCCAGCCAAACATTCCGGGACAAGTATTTGGCGGACGCGACGAGAGCCAGGCCTAA
- the LOC120447523 gene encoding uncharacterized protein LOC120447523 isoform X1 — protein sequence MPHTHDTFPEGSSSCSIDIGSQDSVILRSYGPKVTEDGEAREEQEKDQEKNDEPTDLLINPTAINCTSLSELNIQADAFNTLKERTLFSLGYSTAGFYKQPKINKTPKKKVNLYQEIVSLVKRRAQTNSDITIGKERHPVHLMVLQSFSRMFRDMGNDLIVELPEEMITPRSFGLIYEWMIENKPILPRLGLLEVFHAATFLEIPQLVSQCKYCLDHGFTEDSAAMLYFEAKILKLDVIHLELLERVSAFFLTLVASKEFLRLPLKSMLLLIRSDMIGVNTELEVFMAAARWLSHHWPQRQGNITDVVSSIRFGLIPPWLLIRLQKPDVTSVGVGRIVAHPIVRQAIHDGIAYTTTRLFYGADREAFKLYLHKTGVQPPAQRTWIYDRKCPYHHRMQCRNTLDLTYDTFLEYLNYLQRQHRDYWKSLEPVDKSNVCISCQAKKSDLTKPSILKHLGPKRSSGHMAQSGDDGRTGRRHPRLHRGPECTSPTHATEQGRTALRLP from the exons ATGCCCCACACACACGACACATTTCCGGAAGGCAGTTCGAGTTGCTCTATTGACATTGGTTCCCAAGATTCAGTCATCCTGCGCAGCTATGGTCCTAAGGTGACAGAGGATGGTGAGGCGAGGGAAGAGCAAGAAAAGGACCAGGAGAAGAATGATGAGCCAACGGATCTGTTAATCAATCCAACTGCCATAAACTGCACCTCCCTTTCTGAACTAAACATCCAGGCTGACGCATTCAACACACTAAAAGAGCGTACTCTGTTCTCATTGGGCTACTCAACAGCCGGGTTTTATAAGCAACCGAAAATCAATAAGACTCCAAAAAAGAAGGTCAATTTGTACCAAGAGATTGTGAGCCTTGTAAAGCGACGTGCCCAGACCAATTCAGATATCACCATAGGAAAGGAAAGGCATCCCGTCCACCTGATGGTCTTACAGAGCTTTTCGCGAATGTTCCGCGATATGGGCAATGACTTGATCGTGGAGCTGCCTGAAGAGATGATTACGCCACGCTCCTTCGGCCTAATCTACGAATGGATGATCGAGAACAAGCCTATCCTGCCGCGCCTCGGTCTACTTGAGGTTTTCCACGCTGCCACTTTTCTGGAGATTCCACAGTTGGTCAGTCAGTGCAAGTATTGTTTAGATCATGGCTTCACTGAGGACTCCGCTGCGATGCTATACTTTGAGGcgaaaattttaaaacttgaTGTCATCCATTTGGAACTTCTTGAGCGCGTCTCAGCGTTTTTTCTCACGCTGGTGGCATCGAAAGAATTTTTGAGACTGCCCCTAAAATCAATGCTCTTGCTAATCCGATCGGATATGATAGGCGTGAATACGGAACTGGAGGTCTTCATGGCAGCCGCTCGATGGCTAAGCCACCACTGGCCTCAAAGACAGGGAAACATAACCGATGTTGTATCCAGCATACGTTTCGGACTAATCCCGCCGTGGTTGCTCATCCGTTTGCAGAAACCGGATGTCACCTCTGTGGGGGTGGGGAGAATAGTAGCGCACCCCATTGTGCGCCAAGCCATCCATGATGGCATCGCATACACGACCACGCGACTGTTTTATGGAGCAGATCGCGAGGCTTTTAAGCTGTATTTGCATAAGACTGGTGTACAGCCACCCGCGCAGCGCACCTGGATATACGACCGGAAATGTCCCTATCACCATCGCATGCAATGCAGGAACACGTTGGATTTAACCTACGATACGTTCCTTGAATATCTTAACTACCTGCAACGCCAGCACCGGGATTACTGGAAGTCTCTGGAACCAGTGGATAAAAGCAATGTGTGCATCAGTTGCCAGGCAAAAAAGTCTGATTTAACTAAGCCCAGCA TTCTTAAACATCTTGGCCCTAAGCGTTCTAGCGGTCATATGGCGCAATCCGGAGATGATGGACGAACTGGAAGGCGGCACCCACGACTACACCGTGGACCTGAGTGCACCAGCCCTACCCACGCCACTGAGCAAGGTCGAACCGCCCTACGCCTACCGTGA